In Anaerolineales bacterium, the following are encoded in one genomic region:
- the rpsU gene encoding 30S ribosomal protein S21: MPKVVLRPGESQQSLLKRFRKKVARSKVLSTVRRKRWFVSTSEERRISKQKAIRKAQRRQSERND; the protein is encoded by the coding sequence TTGCCGAAAGTAGTGCTGAGACCAGGGGAGTCGCAGCAATCTTTGTTGAAGCGCTTCCGCAAGAAAGTGGCCCGCAGCAAAGTGCTTAGCACGGTGCGCCGCAAGCGCTGGTTCGTTTCGACCAGCGAAGAGCGCCGCATTTCCAAGCAGAAGGCCATTCGCAAGGCGCAGCGCCGGCAGTCCGAACGCAACGACTAG
- the polX gene encoding DNA polymerase/3'-5' exonuclease PolX — protein MTNKELADVFALVADLLEIRGEVIYKTLAYRKASESLTGLGRDVNDIWKQGGIKALLEIPGVGKAIAEKIDELLQTGQLQFLEKLKQDVPAELAELLQIPDLGPKKVGMFYKELGVLSIAQLKEAAEAGKLRNLPGMGEKSEIKILAGIESLGRRSGRLPLGNVLPFAEELLAAIRKLPGVKVAEMAGSLRRMRATVGDIDLIVGAEQPEEVIAAFVALPNVARVLGQGTVKSSVEFHNGMRAQLWVHRPERYGTALQYATGSKDHNVRLREMALDKGLSLSDQAFLKEDGSELLCATEEEVYAVLGLPYISPELREDHGEVQAALKGALPKLVTAEDIQGDLHMHTTWSDGQMSILQMAEAARQRGYKVIAITDHSPSLGLVNGLTPERLQEQRKEIEKARKKMGDSLLILHGIEVDMRADTTLDLPDEALAELDIVIASLHISMRQSRAQVTDRLLAAMHNPHVDIIGHPSNRNLPDREGADLDWDAVLKAAAETGTALEINANPRRLDLDDVQARRAVEMGIKLAINTDAHHSDHMDFLSYGVATARRGWVTAKDVINAWDPKDLLAWLKS, from the coding sequence ATGACAAACAAGGAACTGGCGGATGTCTTCGCTCTGGTGGCCGACCTGCTCGAAATCCGCGGCGAGGTCATCTACAAGACGCTGGCCTATCGCAAAGCCTCTGAAAGCCTTACCGGCCTGGGCCGGGATGTAAACGATATCTGGAAGCAAGGCGGCATCAAGGCCCTGCTGGAGATCCCCGGTGTAGGCAAGGCCATCGCGGAAAAGATCGATGAATTGCTGCAAACCGGCCAACTGCAGTTCCTGGAGAAACTGAAACAAGACGTGCCGGCCGAACTGGCCGAACTGCTGCAAATCCCGGACCTGGGCCCCAAGAAAGTCGGCATGTTCTACAAAGAACTGGGGGTGTTGAGCATTGCCCAGTTAAAGGAAGCCGCGGAAGCAGGCAAGCTGCGCAACTTGCCCGGCATGGGCGAGAAGTCCGAGATCAAGATCCTGGCCGGCATCGAATCACTGGGGCGGCGCAGCGGGCGACTGCCGCTGGGCAACGTGCTGCCCTTCGCCGAAGAACTGCTGGCGGCCATCCGCAAGCTGCCCGGGGTAAAGGTGGCAGAAATGGCCGGCAGCCTGCGGCGCATGCGCGCCACGGTGGGCGACATTGACTTGATCGTGGGCGCGGAGCAACCCGAAGAAGTGATCGCCGCCTTCGTGGCCCTGCCCAATGTGGCCCGGGTGTTGGGCCAAGGCACGGTCAAATCCAGCGTGGAATTCCACAATGGCATGCGCGCCCAGCTGTGGGTGCACCGGCCGGAACGCTACGGCACGGCCCTGCAATATGCCACCGGTTCCAAGGACCACAATGTGCGCCTGCGCGAGATGGCTTTGGACAAAGGCCTCTCGCTGTCTGACCAGGCCTTCCTGAAGGAAGACGGCAGCGAGTTGCTGTGCGCCACGGAAGAAGAGGTCTACGCCGTGCTGGGCCTGCCCTACATCTCACCGGAGCTGCGTGAGGACCACGGCGAAGTGCAAGCGGCGCTCAAAGGCGCCCTGCCCAAGCTGGTCACCGCAGAGGACATTCAGGGCGACCTGCATATGCACACCACCTGGAGCGACGGGCAGATGAGCATTCTGCAAATGGCAGAGGCCGCCCGGCAGCGCGGCTACAAGGTGATCGCCATCACCGACCACTCGCCCAGTTTGGGCTTGGTGAACGGCCTGACGCCCGAGCGCCTGCAGGAGCAGCGCAAAGAGATCGAAAAGGCGCGCAAAAAGATGGGCGACAGCTTGCTGATCCTGCACGGCATCGAGGTGGACATGCGCGCCGACACCACCCTGGACCTGCCAGACGAGGCCCTGGCCGAACTGGACATTGTGATTGCCTCGCTGCATATCAGCATGCGCCAGTCACGCGCCCAGGTCACCGACCGCCTGCTGGCGGCGATGCACAACCCGCATGTGGACATCATCGGCCACCCCAGCAACCGCAACCTGCCCGACCGGGAAGGCGCCGACCTGGACTGGGACGCAGTGCTGAAAGCCGCCGCCGAGACCGGCACGGCGCTGGAGATCAACGCCAACCCGCGGCGGCTGGACCTGGACGATGTGCAGGCCCGCCGGGCGGTGGAGATGGGCATCAAGCTGGCGATCAATACCGACGCGCACCACAGCGATCATATGGATTTCTTGTCCTACGGCGTGGCCACCGCCCGGCGCGGCTGGGTGACCGCCAAAGATGTGATCAACGCCTGGGATCCCAAAGATCTGCTGGCCTGGCTGAAGAGTTAA
- a CDS encoding GNAT family N-acetyltransferase, producing MPWHVVDLRQQPTVHLQAAEVLVAAFAHISAWPTLDAGRREVADLLEDEDNLLRGALDPAGRLLGWVGALPTYDYAWELHPLAVLPQQQGRGIGAALVADLEQQLRARGALTVYLGTDDEIGQTSLAGQDLFPDVLAQAAGLRNIDRHPFEFYQKLGYSVVGVIPDANGPGKPDILMAKRLAGTHEHS from the coding sequence ATGCCATGGCATGTGGTCGATCTTCGCCAGCAACCAACCGTGCACCTGCAGGCCGCCGAAGTGCTGGTGGCCGCCTTCGCGCACATCTCCGCCTGGCCCACGCTGGACGCCGGGCGGCGTGAAGTCGCCGACTTGCTGGAAGACGAGGACAACCTGCTGCGCGGCGCGCTCGACCCTGCCGGCCGCTTGCTGGGCTGGGTCGGCGCGCTGCCCACCTACGACTACGCCTGGGAACTGCATCCTCTGGCCGTACTCCCCCAGCAGCAGGGCCGCGGCATAGGCGCCGCCCTGGTGGCCGACCTGGAGCAGCAGCTGCGCGCCCGCGGCGCGCTGACCGTCTACTTGGGGACGGACGACGAGATCGGCCAGACCTCGTTGGCTGGGCAAGACCTGTTCCCCGACGTGCTGGCCCAGGCGGCCGGGCTGCGCAATATCGATCGTCACCCCTTTGAGTTCTATCAAAAACTCGGCTACAGCGTGGTCGGCGTCATTCCGGATGCGAACGGGCCGGGCAAACCCGATATTTTGATGGCCAAGCGCCTGGCCGGGACCCATGAACACAGCTGA
- a CDS encoding DNRLRE domain-containing protein has translation MTNWASSVIETHPAAANLPVAERSRFGLHLRRSGRRRLALLSGAPVHYYHSPSRSWQEIDTRLQARGDGSLGAPGLPFRLELDGSVKVEGTAQAAALHRHKAWRVGLFAAGRFHELARLGPGQVHADQLRRQAGPFHHQITLLPGGLREELLLAELPPAPAERDALLVVESLLPAGGFPAGWLGEAQRGALRFPMGWAQDAAGQRLPLARWVQVDKQGQRLYSGVPYDWLQQAKFPVVLDPDIDISGHVGDGTIWGANPSTSSGQTNTATQLTVGGRLASGEPYVWRSYLKFDTSSLGLAAVVEKANLTLYVVTLQSYVAWTIHLRQYNWSAHDAFSAGTREAAWDGLLAASNTAVMGTSSNPVGTYLTTADLPTAWINILGNTYYGLRCNQEGYGYPNNQGGMHEYASANHGNPLYRPVLALEYLAGYPRSGPLPLRARLLPPRPRLADTRQRLSARARRTALTARIARN, from the coding sequence ATGACCAACTGGGCTTCTTCGGTGATCGAGACCCATCCGGCCGCGGCGAACCTGCCTGTGGCCGAGCGCAGCCGCTTCGGCCTGCACCTGCGCCGGTCCGGCCGCCGGCGGCTGGCGCTGCTCAGCGGCGCCCCGGTGCACTATTATCACTCGCCCAGCCGCAGCTGGCAGGAGATCGACACGCGCTTGCAGGCCCGGGGCGATGGCAGTCTGGGTGCCCCCGGTCTGCCCTTCCGGCTGGAGCTGGACGGCAGCGTCAAAGTGGAGGGCACTGCGCAAGCGGCCGCCTTGCATCGCCACAAAGCCTGGCGGGTGGGCCTTTTTGCCGCGGGCCGCTTCCATGAGCTGGCCCGCCTGGGTCCGGGCCAGGTGCATGCCGACCAGTTGCGCCGCCAGGCTGGGCCGTTCCACCACCAGATCACCCTGCTGCCCGGCGGGCTGCGCGAGGAACTGCTGCTGGCAGAGCTGCCGCCCGCGCCCGCCGAGCGGGATGCCTTGCTGGTAGTGGAGAGCCTGCTGCCCGCCGGAGGCTTCCCGGCAGGCTGGCTGGGCGAAGCCCAACGCGGAGCGTTGCGCTTCCCCATGGGCTGGGCCCAGGACGCGGCCGGCCAGCGCCTGCCGCTGGCGCGCTGGGTGCAGGTGGACAAGCAGGGGCAGCGCCTGTACAGCGGCGTGCCGTATGACTGGCTGCAGCAGGCCAAATTCCCGGTGGTGCTGGACCCGGACATTGACATCAGCGGGCATGTGGGCGATGGCACCATTTGGGGCGCCAACCCCAGCACCTCTTCCGGGCAAACCAACACCGCCACACAGCTGACTGTGGGCGGCCGCCTGGCCAGCGGCGAGCCTTATGTCTGGCGCAGTTATCTCAAGTTCGACACCTCCAGCCTGGGGCTGGCCGCCGTGGTCGAGAAAGCCAACCTCACGCTTTACGTGGTCACCCTGCAAAGCTATGTGGCCTGGACCATTCACCTGCGCCAGTACAACTGGTCTGCTCATGATGCGTTCTCCGCTGGGACGCGTGAAGCGGCCTGGGACGGCTTGTTGGCGGCCTCCAATACGGCTGTGATGGGCACCAGCTCAAACCCGGTGGGCACTTACCTGACCACGGCTGATCTGCCCACCGCTTGGATCAACATTCTGGGCAATACCTACTATGGTTTGCGCTGCAACCAGGAAGGCTACGGCTATCCCAACAACCAGGGCGGCATGCACGAGTATGCCTCGGCCAATCATGGCAATCCGCTCTACCGGCCGGTGCTGGCGCTGGAATACTTGGCGGGCTACCCGCGCAGCGGGCCGCTGCCGCTGCGCGCCCGCCTGTTGCCGCCGCGGCCGCGCCTGGCAGACACGCGCCAGCGGCTCAGCGCCCGCGCCCGGCGCACCGCGCTAACCGCGCGCATTGCCCGCAATTAG
- a CDS encoding GNAT family N-acetyltransferase yields the protein MSTREIKAAGLKALELATALLQRARRADPVAGVWEAADVQWWWRKPRRSDAAEKLFWVDDQGPVAGVLLTSWSDAAWQCDPVIVPGAAGPAPSAVWSRALEHARQHAAQGFEVPVSDDDLIFRELALGAGLTAGEQDRTAWLPAAERPSVSTPRAGFAIVDRTGGRDAPHPMQARNGEDVAQRLEQCSLYDPALDLAVEAADGRIAGYSLYWFDPITKLGLVEPVRVEDEFQRLGLARAMLSAGIERLAARGAERIKISYQTEAAAALYQGIGFRQTSTATWYQAQPA from the coding sequence GTGTCCACCCGGGAGATAAAAGCCGCCGGGTTGAAAGCGCTGGAGCTGGCCACCGCGCTGTTGCAGCGCGCCCGTCGCGCCGACCCCGTGGCCGGCGTGTGGGAGGCTGCCGATGTGCAGTGGTGGTGGCGCAAGCCGCGGCGCTCTGACGCGGCCGAGAAGCTCTTTTGGGTCGACGACCAGGGACCGGTCGCCGGCGTCCTGCTGACCAGCTGGAGCGACGCGGCCTGGCAGTGCGACCCGGTCATCGTGCCGGGCGCAGCCGGCCCGGCGCCCAGCGCCGTGTGGAGCCGGGCTTTAGAGCATGCCCGGCAGCACGCCGCGCAGGGGTTTGAAGTACCGGTGAGCGACGACGATCTCATCTTCCGCGAACTCGCCCTGGGCGCCGGACTGACCGCCGGCGAGCAAGACCGCACCGCCTGGCTGCCTGCCGCCGAGCGGCCGTCTGTATCGACGCCGCGGGCGGGCTTTGCGATCGTCGATCGCACCGGGGGCAGAGACGCCCCGCATCCCATGCAGGCCCGCAATGGGGAAGACGTGGCGCAGCGCCTGGAGCAATGTTCGCTGTACGACCCGGCGCTGGACCTGGCGGTCGAGGCCGCCGATGGGCGGATCGCCGGCTATTCCCTGTACTGGTTCGACCCCATCACCAAGCTGGGTCTGGTCGAACCGGTGCGAGTCGAGGATGAGTTCCAACGGCTGGGCCTGGCCCGGGCGATGCTGTCGGCCGGGATCGAACGGCTGGCGGCCCGCGGCGCCGAGCGGATCAAGATCTCGTACCAGACCGAGGCGGCCGCGGCCCTGTACCAAGGAATCGGCTTCCGCCAGACCTCCACGGCCACCTGGTACCAGGCGCAACCCGCCTAA
- a CDS encoding M48 family metallopeptidase: MTTQIQVEDILVDVHFKRIKRLNLRVQAPHGAVRVSAPAWVGLGAVQKFVAANLGWIRQQQQRFANRPLQAPLRYLDGETIYLWGQGYPLRLLKSARGPAVELRDGQVRLAVRGAASRARRAAQVAAWYRDQLRAAALPLIAQWEPAIGRRSSGLAIQQMKTRWGSCNTATGAIRLNTELAKRPMHLLEYVVVHELVHLIEPSHNQVFKAHMTRLMPRWREYRKELNSGALG, translated from the coding sequence ATGACCACGCAGATCCAAGTCGAAGATATATTGGTAGACGTGCATTTCAAGCGCATCAAGCGCTTGAACCTGCGCGTGCAGGCACCGCACGGTGCGGTGCGCGTCTCCGCCCCGGCCTGGGTGGGCCTGGGCGCGGTGCAAAAGTTCGTGGCCGCCAACCTGGGTTGGATCCGCCAACAGCAGCAGCGCTTCGCCAACCGGCCCCTGCAAGCCCCGCTGCGCTATCTGGATGGCGAGACGATCTACCTGTGGGGTCAGGGTTACCCGCTGCGGCTGCTGAAGAGCGCCCGCGGCCCGGCAGTGGAACTGCGCGACGGCCAGGTGCGCCTGGCCGTGCGCGGCGCGGCCAGCCGGGCGCGGCGGGCGGCGCAGGTGGCCGCCTGGTACCGCGATCAGCTGCGCGCCGCGGCGCTGCCGCTGATCGCCCAGTGGGAGCCGGCCATCGGCCGGCGCAGCAGCGGCCTGGCCATCCAGCAGATGAAGACGCGCTGGGGCAGCTGCAACACGGCCACCGGCGCCATCCGGCTCAATACCGAGCTGGCCAAGCGGCCCATGCACCTGCTGGAATACGTGGTGGTGCACGAACTAGTGCACCTGATCGAACCGAGCCACAACCAGGTCTTCAAAGCCCACATGACCCGCCTGATGCCCCGCTGGCGGGAATACCGCAAAGAGCTGAACAGCGGAGCGCTGGGATAG
- a CDS encoding LamG domain-containing protein has product MKQSNHQTRNPGIWTARLLVASVLVATLAYAVFGLLATPAAASGLPAAGQPPAWMLPGAALQEETDTPTPADTPTASETLTPSETLTASQTPSPSHTPSPSATATPTANLLARWSFDEGSGSTAGDTHGAQNNNGTISGATWTDYGLSGKALLFDGSNDYVSVADSADLKPANGFSVGGWIYPLSVGGSVKTIVIKSTAQDYILRTTADGYLEFWAHDLNPKNVTGPVPPLNTWTHVMGVYDKPANQIRLYVNGVLVAAQTVTGTAAYDTGALRIGANHSAAQAWHGRLDEITLWDRALSDAEIAGFYAAVQTPTPTPSQVSTLTPTPMPTLTELQQRWGTGADGDVEFSGTVNISTTATISGRTCADSPNYRVTALTGTQATLNSTPAGDCLKPGDEILLINIGSQNTNLVNVGNYEFLRVHSVAGNVVTFVDPKGKFYGETTNQDNNLSSTQYVHIQRVPNYHDVELNGLLNTTAMNYSTSTGIVVFRVQGELTGTGTLNVSQRGYPGGPASSQGRGIRYTVSTSNQANYGGGGSGNGGTYTGGGGAYGTSGGAGSSWVATGGGPYGLADLSKIYHGSGGGGGGSTGQNSTGGVGGRGGGIILIHAFNVNFNGTIQANGQNGQNGSGPWWGAGGGGAGGSISITGFDLNLNSTTITATGGGVGGAGGKGRIAFFYQNSHSINSSNPSATPVQIYVESTATPTPTLSLTPTATGTLTAPGEWGNGLDGDVVINNGQTVNLNSATLIAGRSCADGGDAVAYSVLELTSHTAKLQKVVSDGCLSPGDKVLIINLQGTSANSVNVGNYEALLVSNVVGDTVVFTTAKQNFYGNGAGNDNNLGIATNNQRVMLMRIPQYRNLTVNGTLTVSAWNGVRVGVLAFEVQEMLNGTGSMQVNALGYRGGPGGYFNNNRNGRQGESYTGVGGISVQANGGGGGGGPVPWEEGAGGNHAGGAGGTSHAYVGSAYGNPQLSKLYFGSGGGGGGAAGSGESTGGNGAPGGGIIFVRAQEIAFTGSIQTRGQQGSYGSYDWVNEPGYGESGGGAGGSIRIEGDIVDLNSLSAAGGAGGNNNGGPGGNGRIAIYYQTSLDYASSSPAIGYTGMPGTPTPTPTPTDTPTPPAPVGWQNWEYSYGSQQPHAPSGVIYATPTP; this is encoded by the coding sequence ATGAAACAAAGCAATCATCAAACAAGAAACCCTGGCATTTGGACAGCCCGCCTGCTGGTCGCCAGCGTGCTGGTGGCCACGCTGGCCTATGCCGTCTTCGGCTTGCTGGCCACCCCGGCGGCGGCCAGTGGGTTGCCGGCTGCCGGACAGCCACCGGCCTGGATGCTGCCGGGCGCAGCGCTGCAAGAGGAAACCGACACGCCCACGCCGGCCGACACGCCCACTGCCAGCGAAACGCTGACCCCCAGCGAGACGCTGACCGCCAGCCAAACGCCGTCGCCCAGCCATACCCCCAGCCCCAGTGCTACGGCCACGCCAACCGCCAATCTGCTGGCGCGCTGGAGCTTCGACGAGGGCAGCGGCAGCACGGCCGGCGACACGCACGGCGCCCAAAACAACAACGGCACCATCAGCGGGGCCACCTGGACCGATTACGGCCTGTCCGGCAAGGCTTTGCTTTTTGACGGCAGCAACGATTATGTGTCGGTGGCCGACAGTGCCGATCTGAAGCCCGCCAACGGCTTCAGTGTCGGGGGCTGGATCTATCCCCTGTCTGTGGGTGGGAGCGTAAAGACGATAGTCATAAAATCCACCGCCCAAGACTACATCCTGCGCACGACGGCGGACGGCTATCTCGAATTTTGGGCGCACGACCTCAACCCCAAGAATGTGACCGGCCCGGTGCCGCCGCTCAACACCTGGACGCACGTGATGGGTGTCTACGACAAGCCTGCCAACCAGATCCGCCTGTATGTGAACGGCGTGCTGGTGGCGGCCCAAACCGTGACCGGCACCGCCGCCTACGACACCGGCGCGCTGCGGATCGGCGCCAATCACAGCGCGGCCCAGGCCTGGCACGGCCGCCTGGATGAGATCACCCTATGGGACCGGGCGCTCAGCGATGCGGAGATCGCCGGCTTCTACGCGGCGGTGCAGACGCCCACGCCGACTCCCAGCCAGGTCTCCACCCTCACCCCGACGCCCATGCCGACCCTGACCGAGCTGCAGCAGCGCTGGGGCACCGGGGCGGATGGGGATGTGGAGTTTAGCGGAACGGTAAACATCAGCACTACTGCCACTATCTCTGGCCGTACTTGTGCAGATTCACCCAACTATCGCGTAACTGCGTTGACCGGAACTCAAGCGACCCTGAATAGCACGCCAGCGGGGGATTGTCTTAAGCCCGGGGATGAAATATTGCTGATCAATATTGGGTCCCAAAATACGAATCTGGTTAATGTGGGGAATTATGAATTTTTGAGAGTGCATTCTGTGGCTGGCAATGTGGTTACATTTGTGGACCCCAAAGGCAAATTTTACGGAGAGACCACCAATCAGGATAACAATCTGTCCAGCACTCAATATGTGCATATTCAGCGCGTGCCCAATTATCACGATGTAGAGCTGAACGGCTTGCTAAACACCACGGCGATGAACTACAGCACCTCCACTGGGATCGTAGTGTTTAGAGTTCAAGGCGAACTGACTGGCACTGGCACTCTCAATGTGAGCCAAAGAGGCTATCCAGGAGGACCGGCCTCCAGTCAAGGGCGGGGCATTCGTTACACTGTTAGCACATCCAACCAGGCCAACTATGGGGGTGGGGGGTCAGGCAACGGGGGCACCTACACGGGCGGCGGTGGGGCCTATGGAACTTCGGGTGGCGCGGGGAGCAGTTGGGTGGCTACAGGCGGCGGCCCCTACGGCTTAGCCGACTTGTCAAAGATTTACCATGGGTCCGGCGGTGGTGGCGGTGGCTCCACTGGACAAAACAGCACCGGCGGTGTGGGTGGCCGTGGCGGCGGCATCATTCTCATCCATGCCTTTAATGTGAATTTCAACGGCACCATTCAAGCTAACGGCCAAAATGGACAAAATGGGAGTGGCCCCTGGTGGGGCGCTGGTGGGGGCGGCGCAGGGGGCAGCATCTCAATTACCGGCTTTGACTTGAACCTAAATTCCACCACCATCACTGCCACAGGTGGTGGTGTCGGGGGCGCCGGCGGCAAGGGGCGTATTGCGTTTTTCTACCAGAATAGTCATTCTATAAATAGTTCGAATCCCAGTGCGACACCCGTTCAGATTTATGTAGAAAGTACCGCGACTCCTACGCCTACGCTAAGTCTGACGCCCACAGCCACGGGCACGCTTACCGCGCCTGGGGAGTGGGGGAACGGACTGGATGGGGATGTGGTTATCAACAATGGTCAGACCGTGAACTTGAATTCGGCCACGTTGATCGCCGGCCGCAGCTGTGCCGATGGCGGCGACGCCGTGGCGTACTCCGTGCTTGAACTGACCTCTCACACAGCCAAACTGCAAAAAGTGGTCAGTGACGGGTGTCTGTCTCCCGGGGACAAGGTGCTAATCATCAACTTGCAGGGCACCTCGGCCAATTCTGTCAATGTCGGCAATTATGAGGCTTTGCTGGTTTCCAACGTAGTGGGCGACACCGTCGTCTTTACTACGGCAAAGCAGAATTTCTACGGCAATGGCGCTGGGAATGACAACAACCTGGGCATTGCCACCAACAATCAACGGGTCATGCTGATGCGCATACCGCAGTATCGCAACCTGACAGTAAATGGCACGCTAACAGTCTCTGCTTGGAATGGAGTACGGGTCGGCGTGTTGGCCTTTGAGGTCCAGGAGATGCTGAACGGAACCGGAAGTATGCAGGTAAATGCTCTGGGCTATCGCGGTGGACCTGGCGGTTATTTCAACAACAATCGCAATGGCAGGCAGGGCGAAAGCTATACAGGTGTGGGCGGCATTTCTGTGCAGGCCAATGGCGGCGGTGGCGGGGGCGGACCAGTGCCATGGGAAGAGGGCGCTGGAGGAAATCATGCTGGTGGCGCTGGGGGTACCAGCCATGCTTATGTAGGATCTGCTTACGGGAATCCTCAACTGTCCAAGCTGTACTTTGGCTCAGGCGGCGGAGGCGGCGGCGCAGCAGGTAGTGGCGAAAGCACAGGCGGGAATGGCGCGCCTGGCGGCGGCATTATTTTCGTCCGAGCGCAAGAGATTGCTTTTACGGGCAGCATTCAGACCCGTGGCCAACAAGGGTCGTATGGTTCTTACGATTGGGTAAATGAGCCCGGTTATGGCGAGAGTGGCGGTGGCGCCGGCGGTAGTATCCGCATTGAGGGCGATATAGTGGATTTGAACAGCTTGTCGGCCGCTGGTGGCGCCGGGGGCAATAACAATGGCGGCCCTGGAGGAAATGGCCGGATTGCCATCTATTACCAGACGAGTTTGGACTATGCAAGCTCCAGCCCCGCAATTGGCTATACCGGAATGCCAGGCACGCCTACACCAACCCCCACGCCGACTGACACACCGACGCCTCCCGCCCCTGTGGGCTGGCAGAACTGGGAATATTCTTACGGCTCCCAGCAGCCCCATGCGCCTTCGGGCGTCATCTACGCCACGCCGACGCCCTAG